One segment of Asterias rubens chromosome 2, eAstRub1.3, whole genome shotgun sequence DNA contains the following:
- the LOC117303346 gene encoding uncharacterized protein LOC117303346 translates to MTTTINEDNNDLVDVWPPSADPDLNATWDVAPPLQQTSTNDASHLKPSEDGVGLMRRGTGAAPGLSTFTIGTWNVTTLQHALDDEHLVQALKTYKYDAIALTETHGIGIETRLDGRLLLSGGTIHYAGVGILLSPKAKAALISQECISDRVMSARLRLKGPGSLVLVAAYAPTSTATDEVIDTFYEQLEGVFQRVKPSDTLVLAGDLNAKLGANRIDPLVIGPHSIGTINDRGLRLLDFCRAHQLTSANTWFRKRLLHKVTWISRAGNARNAIDHILVRQKHLQQLVDCRSYSAAFDTDHRLVLCNMKMQIKRTLKPAKPPPKPCANLLTSELAALIKTEVRDRVVDTDELETITTAIHDAALKTCAPMRHNKSAPHITSVTIDLIERKRKAIGTPEYCLLKNQVRAACDNDLDTWLLKQADIINDAFHRNDSALLFKTAKGLTAGSRKPVATIKLSDGTLCDTPADEVQRWLEYAQELFQSSLQRATCTPHQFASAPLPADVIKRAISRLKNGKAAGPDGLQAEFLKAMLDDPVVFSAIHRAINRIWTTGIWPSSALVSNYIALYKKGDNGDCGNYRTLALITHASKIMLKIILEDLNRVAKVTVSDTQYGFSAGKSTTDAIFTLKLIGQAHLAVGRRLHLVFVDFRKAFDSVIHHKLLETIDAYGSHPPHRQPLQRCPRFDLMEGTDH, encoded by the coding sequence ATGACTACAACTATCAATGAAGACAACAATGATCTGGTGGATGTGTGGCCCCCGAGCGCCGACCCGGATCTCAATGCTACTTGGGATGTAGCCCCGCCGCTGCAGCAGACCTCGACTAATGACGCGTCACACTTAAAGCCTTCCGAGGACGGTGTGGGGCTGATGCGCCGTGGAACTGGTGCTGCGCCGGGTCTATCAACTTTTACTATTGGAACGTGGAACGTGACCACGCTGCAACACGCCCTAGACGACGAGCATCTAGTGCAGGCCTTGAAGACATATAAATACGACGCCATCGCTCTGACCGAGACCCATGGCATCGGCATCGAAACTCGACTGGATGGCAGACTACTCCTCTCCGGCGGAACAATACACTACGCTGGTGTTGGCATACTCCTCTCTCCAAAAGCTAAAGCAGCACTTATATCACAAGAATGCATCTCAGACCGTGTCATGTCAGCCCGACTCCGCTTAAAGGGCCCCGGCTCGCTGGTCCTGGTTGCCGCCTACGCACCCACCAGCACTGCAACTGATGAAGTAATAGACACCTTCTACGAACAACTAGAAGGTGTGTTTCAAAGAGTGAAGCCCTCGGACACGCTGGTACTTGCAGGTGATCTGAATGCGAAACTTGGTGCAAACCGTATTGATCCGCTAGTTATCGGCCCACATAGCATCGGCACCATCAATGACCGCGGACTGCGACTGCTGGATTTCTGCCGTGCCCACCAACTCACCTCCGCTAACACATGGTTCAGGAAGAGGCTGCTGCACAAAGTGACCTGGATAAGTCGCGCTGGTAATGCAAGAAATGCAATAGACCACATCCTAGTCAGACAGAAACACCTCCAACAGCTGGTCGACTGCCGCTCCTACTCGGCTGCTTTCGACACCGACCACAGGCTTGTTTTGTGCAACATGAAGATGCAGATCAAACGTACACTGAAGCCCGCTAAACCTCCACCAAAGCCATGTGCCAATCTGCTCACCTCCGAGCTTGCAGCTTTGATCAAGACAGAAGTCAGAGACCGTGTCGTTGACACGGATGAGCTGGAAACCATCACAACAGCTATCCATGACGCAGCACTCAAGACATGTGCCCCCATGAGACACAACAAATCGGCGCCTCACATCACTTCCGTAACCATCGACCTGATTGAAAGGAAGCGGAAAGCGATCGGTACACCTGAATATTGTCTGCTAAAGAACCAGGTGAGAGCAGCATGTGACAACGACCTGGACACTTGGCTACTCAAACAGGCAGACATAATCAACGATGCTTTCCACCGCAACGACTCTGCTCTCCTGTTCAAGACAGCGAAGGGTCTGACTGCCGGATCACGCAAACCGGTAGCCACCATCAAGCTAAGCGACGGCACCCTATGTGATACTCCTGCAGACGAAGTACAACGCTGGCTCGAATACGCTCAAGAGCTCTTTCAGTCCAGCCTGCAGCGTGCAACGTGTACGCCTCACCAATTTGCATCCGCTCCACTACCTGCTGATGTCATCAAACGCGCCATCTCCCGGCTTAAAAACGGGAAAGCTGCTGGCCCAGACGGATTGCAAGCTGAGTTTCTGAAAGCCATGCTAGACGACCCGGTTGTTTTTTCGGCAATCCATCGCGCCATCAACCGCATCTGGACAACTGGCATATGGCCATCCTCGGCACTGGTATCGAACTACATCGCCCTCTATAAGAAAGGTGACAATGGTGATTGCGGTAACTACCGCACCCTGGCTTTAATCACGCATGCCAGTAAAATAATGCTCAAAATCATCCTAGAGGATTTGAACAGAGTCGCCAAGGTCACCGTTAGCGACACACAATATGGATTCAGTGCGGGCAAGTCTACAACCGACGCCATATTCACACTCAAGCTTATCGGACAAGCGCACTTGGCAGTTGGTCGCAGACTACACTTGGTGTTTGTCGACTTCAGAAAGGCCTTCGACTCCGTCATACACCACAAACTGCTGGAAACCATCGACGCATACGGAAGTCATCCGCCTCATCGCCAACCTTTACAACGGTGCCCACGGTTCGATCTCATGGAAGGGACAGACCACTGA